One Succinispira mobilis DSM 6222 genomic window carries:
- a CDS encoding FAD-dependent thymidylate synthase, translating into MKIENFEATGLEKLAKWLQANNINSLSEPDLRELLKTVNISFVMEELNRLQSTLVCELKDSYVQQSQRYVTVTDQGYVLPQLEATDRLNAENLIKRTLALYQQMSQMKQGEFKGRPKLENYEYGIPIEDARYILPLAVKTNVCVALAGDKLIDFVNLLNKPDYRLIFADLLGQLLKLLPSSIAELVQQHYQQVDNNLVGQYYAAYLQLLSPENNLILLETFSDLDMKVGFGALTSTMQQPPSAAITRWGAEAPQKAQGVVERVLSYGHDSIAEQARVTVGMMCSLVTYHQQLRHRLTANYREPLESLVTDLQRAVKIPSTIATSPFAEEFLQLVAEIKTFRAQLLQKYDKATALFFLLNCEQLKIVMSTNARADISMLADRTCRNAQWEIRELAIKKLICLRKLSPVLYEKALPSCVWGKCREGKLTCGQQLQVREQFSKLLD; encoded by the coding sequence ATGAAAATAGAAAACTTTGAGGCAACTGGTTTAGAAAAACTAGCTAAATGGTTGCAAGCTAATAACATCAACAGCTTAAGTGAGCCTGATTTAAGAGAACTACTGAAAACAGTTAATATATCTTTTGTAATGGAAGAATTGAATCGTTTGCAAAGTACTTTGGTTTGCGAGTTGAAAGACTCCTATGTACAGCAAAGCCAGCGTTATGTTACCGTGACAGACCAAGGCTACGTATTGCCACAGTTAGAAGCAACAGATCGCCTTAATGCGGAAAATTTAATTAAAAGAACTTTGGCTTTATATCAACAGATGTCACAAATGAAACAGGGAGAATTTAAAGGACGCCCTAAACTAGAGAATTATGAATATGGTATTCCAATTGAAGATGCACGATATATTTTGCCCTTGGCGGTAAAAACTAATGTTTGTGTAGCTTTGGCTGGCGATAAATTGATAGATTTCGTGAATTTACTAAATAAACCTGATTATCGGTTAATTTTTGCGGATTTGTTAGGGCAATTACTCAAGCTTTTGCCCTCTAGTATTGCGGAATTAGTGCAGCAACATTATCAACAAGTTGATAATAATTTAGTGGGCCAATATTATGCGGCTTATTTGCAGTTGCTTAGCCCAGAAAACAATTTAATATTGTTGGAGACCTTTTCTGATCTTGATATGAAGGTTGGTTTTGGAGCTTTAACTAGTACAATGCAACAGCCACCGAGTGCAGCTATTACTAGATGGGGTGCGGAAGCTCCGCAGAAAGCTCAAGGTGTAGTTGAGCGAGTTTTAAGTTATGGTCATGATAGCATTGCTGAACAAGCGCGAGTTACTGTAGGAATGATGTGTAGCTTGGTTACTTACCATCAGCAACTACGACACCGTTTAACTGCGAATTATCGGGAACCGTTAGAAAGTTTAGTAACAGATTTACAACGCGCCGTAAAAATACCGTCAACAATTGCAACTTCGCCTTTTGCCGAGGAATTTTTGCAATTAGTGGCCGAAATAAAAACTTTTAGAGCTCAGCTTCTGCAAAAATATGATAAGGCAACGGCACTGTTTTTCTTGCTTAATTGTGAACAACTGAAAATAGTGATGTCTACCAACGCACGGGCGGATATTTCAATGTTGGCGGATCGAACTTGTCGGAATGCGCAGTGGGAAATTAGAGAATTGGCTATAAAAAAATTAATTTGTTTGCGGAAACTGTCGCCAGTTTTGTACGAAAAAGCTTTGCCTAGTTGTGTTTGGGGAAAATGTCGTGAAGGTAAGCTAACTTGTGGGCAGCAACTTCAGGTTAGGGAACAATTTAGTAAATTATTAGACTGA
- a CDS encoding hemolysin family protein: MTTEILLLIALIMLNAFFAASEIALISLNDNKIKLLAAEGDIKAGKLVKLLSEPSRFLATIQIGITLAGFLASAFAAESFATPLLEFLQKYNLPVSAYILKVAVVLLITLILSYFTLVLGELVPKRVAMKKAESISYMVVEPLLLLLKIASPFVKFLTVSTNFFVRLLGIDPQSVEDDVTEEEIRMLVDVGEEKGTIHKWEKMMINNIFEFNNKTVEEIMTHRIELVGVKADISLTKLLATINKEQFSRIPVYENNLDNIIGMVYIKDLIALVAKSDLENFKVRDYMRKPFFVPSKKNIDEVFETMRIAKVHLAIVIDEYGGTAGIVTMEDLLEEIVGNIFDEYDSENDLEFKELEAGLYEVNGLISLNELSRVLEMELPTKEYETLNGWLIGILGEIPPKDSTREVVFKNLQIRILEVTEKKIRKVLISKNLTRETE, translated from the coding sequence TTGACTACAGAAATTTTATTATTGATTGCTCTGATTATGTTGAATGCTTTTTTTGCCGCCTCAGAAATTGCGTTGATTTCTCTAAATGATAACAAGATAAAATTATTAGCTGCTGAGGGGGATATAAAAGCTGGAAAATTGGTTAAATTATTAAGTGAACCGAGTAGATTTTTAGCAACAATACAAATCGGGATAACTTTGGCGGGCTTTTTGGCGAGTGCCTTTGCCGCCGAATCTTTTGCTACGCCGTTGTTAGAGTTTTTGCAAAAATATAATTTGCCGGTAAGTGCGTATATATTGAAAGTTGCAGTTGTCCTTTTGATTACTTTGATTTTGTCATATTTCACCTTGGTTTTAGGCGAATTAGTGCCCAAAAGAGTTGCGATGAAGAAAGCGGAAAGTATTTCCTACATGGTAGTTGAACCACTGCTATTGCTACTAAAAATAGCCAGCCCTTTTGTGAAATTTCTTACGGTATCTACTAATTTTTTTGTGCGGTTATTAGGTATAGACCCGCAGTCGGTTGAGGATGATGTTACTGAGGAAGAAATAAGAATGTTAGTTGATGTTGGTGAAGAAAAAGGGACCATTCACAAATGGGAAAAAATGATGATTAATAATATCTTTGAGTTTAATAATAAAACTGTTGAAGAAATTATGACGCATAGGATTGAATTGGTAGGTGTTAAGGCCGATATAAGTTTGACAAAACTATTGGCTACAATAAATAAAGAACAATTTTCGCGTATTCCGGTGTATGAAAACAATTTAGATAATATTATTGGTATGGTTTATATCAAAGACTTGATTGCTCTAGTGGCAAAGTCGGATTTGGAAAACTTTAAGGTCCGAGATTACATGCGCAAACCATTTTTTGTTCCTAGTAAGAAAAATATTGATGAAGTTTTTGAAACCATGCGGATAGCTAAGGTGCATTTGGCGATTGTAATAGATGAATATGGCGGAACAGCCGGGATTGTAACCATGGAAGATTTGTTAGAAGAGATTGTGGGCAATATTTTTGATGAGTATGATAGCGAAAACGATTTGGAGTTCAAAGAATTAGAGGCGGGTTTGTACGAAGTAAATGGGTTGATTAGCTTAAATGAGTTGAGTAGAGTATTGGAAATGGAACTACCTACTAAAGAATATGAGACTTTAAATGGCTGGTTAATTGGCATTTTAGGAGAAATACCGCCTAAAGATAGTACACGGGAAGTAGTATTTAAGAATTTACAAATTCGAATTTTAGAAGTTACGGAGAAAAAAATAAGAAAAGTATTAATTAGTAAAAATTTAACTCGCGAAACTGAGTAA
- the rplK gene encoding 50S ribosomal protein L11 — protein sequence MAKKVVKMVKLQVPAGKATPAPPVGPALGQAGVNIMAFVKEFNERTAAQAGLIIPVEITVFEDRSFTFITKTPPAAVLLKKAAGIETASGEPNKKKVAKLGRDKVREIAESKMVDLNAANVEAAMRMIEGTARSMGITIID from the coding sequence ATGGCAAAAAAAGTAGTTAAAATGGTAAAATTACAAGTTCCAGCAGGAAAAGCTACTCCAGCTCCACCTGTAGGTCCAGCTCTTGGTCAAGCAGGTGTTAACATTATGGCTTTCGTTAAGGAATTTAATGAACGCACTGCAGCTCAAGCGGGATTAATTATTCCGGTTGAAATTACAGTTTTTGAAGATCGTTCTTTTACATTTATCACAAAAACTCCACCAGCTGCTGTATTACTTAAAAAAGCTGCGGGAATTGAAACTGCTTCAGGCGAACCTAACAAGAAAAAGGTTGCTAAATTAGGTAGAGATAAAGTACGCGAGATTGCTGAAAGCAAAATGGTGGACTTGAACGCTGCTAATGTTGAAGCTGCAATGAGAATGATTGAAGGAACTGCACGTAGCATGGGTATTACAATTATTGACTAA
- the sigH gene encoding RNA polymerase sporulation sigma factor SigH produces MQNEFQRESFASFEDMTDEEIVLDARLNDNIIAQEYLLSKYKNFVRAKARSYFLIGAEKEDIVQEGMIGLYKAIRDFKSEKLSSFRAFAELCVTRQIITAVKTATRQKHIPLNSYISLNKPIYEEESDRTLMDVVTNTRESDPEEILINQEDFLDIEDKMNQVLSDLEWQVLISYLDGKSYQEISLELNRHAKSIDNALQRVKKKIEKFVVGQDSANKLDLHGACKGIVGMKKKASG; encoded by the coding sequence ATGCAAAATGAATTTCAACGAGAAAGTTTTGCTAGCTTTGAAGATATGACAGACGAGGAAATTGTCTTAGATGCAAGGCTAAATGATAATATAATTGCCCAAGAGTACCTACTGAGCAAATATAAAAATTTTGTGCGGGCTAAAGCACGAAGTTATTTTTTAATTGGTGCAGAAAAAGAAGATATTGTGCAAGAAGGCATGATTGGTTTATATAAAGCAATTCGAGATTTTAAAAGCGAAAAGCTATCTTCTTTTCGGGCTTTTGCGGAACTTTGTGTAACGCGTCAGATAATTACAGCGGTTAAAACGGCGACTCGTCAAAAACATATTCCGTTAAATTCATATATTTCTCTGAATAAGCCAATCTATGAAGAAGAATCAGATCGGACTTTGATGGACGTGGTAACAAATACACGCGAATCAGATCCAGAGGAAATTTTAATTAATCAGGAAGATTTTTTAGATATCGAAGATAAGATGAATCAGGTTTTGAGTGATTTAGAGTGGCAAGTATTAATTAGTTATTTAGATGGCAAATCGTATCAAGAAATCTCTTTGGAGCTTAATCGACATGCAAAATCGATTGATAATGCTTTGCAACGTGTGAAAAAGAAAATTGAGAAATTTGTAGTTGGACAAGATAGTGCGAATAAATTAGATTTGCATGGTGCTTGTAAGGGTATTGTAGGTATGAAGAAAAAAGCTAGCGGTTAA
- a CDS encoding diguanylate cyclase domain-containing protein encodes MRLGNRKMIVTMLKQRYILALGIIVIMLILGEVMLQRALKFEQDDSRVINIAGRQRMLSQKINKAALGLYFSSDSAQREMYHYEIYTALSLWQQSHQGLQQGNKSMGLPGDNSSKVQKMFALIEPNYQIMVETAQNILELGPEYSLEKHRQLFAYLQIMQANEGDFLRGMDAIVFQYDQESRDKIGEIRSLECLILLVALITVCLEFIFIFRPTWEQVGLALREVEISRRNLFKIFETAPAAMLFVDIDDCKIVRLNNLAKNLLKNALAASQDMNFAHTLNLSPEQFSQLWEKIIAGEILENVEVELLDKEHRGRVALLSANIISYEEKYGVLIGLVEITPQKEAEEILRKYASIDDMTGLMNKRSGLNFLENALENRSSEPLSVAFIDVDGLKYVNDTYGHEEGDAYIRQIAKVIRGNLGSHDVVFRYGGDEFVLILDNCARAIAEVVLQRIVQKLERLNAQSTKPYAWHISYGIAEYGEITNEDLKSILARADQEMYLQKRQRKQAQKK; translated from the coding sequence GTGCGGCTAGGCAATCGAAAAATGATTGTAACAATGTTAAAACAACGCTATATTTTAGCTTTGGGCATTATTGTAATAATGTTAATCTTAGGTGAAGTTATGTTGCAACGCGCCCTGAAATTTGAACAAGATGATTCGCGGGTGATTAATATTGCTGGACGGCAACGAATGTTGAGCCAGAAAATTAATAAAGCTGCTCTGGGGTTATACTTTAGTAGTGATAGTGCTCAGCGGGAGATGTATCATTATGAAATATATACAGCTTTGAGCTTGTGGCAACAATCGCATCAAGGACTACAACAAGGCAATAAAAGTATGGGTTTACCAGGTGATAACAGCTCTAAAGTGCAAAAAATGTTTGCGCTTATTGAACCTAATTATCAAATTATGGTTGAGACGGCTCAGAATATTTTAGAACTAGGTCCAGAATATAGTTTAGAAAAACATCGCCAGCTATTTGCTTATTTGCAGATTATGCAAGCGAACGAAGGTGACTTTTTGCGGGGGATGGATGCCATTGTTTTTCAATACGACCAAGAATCACGTGATAAAATTGGCGAAATAAGGTCGTTAGAATGTTTAATATTATTGGTGGCCTTGATTACCGTTTGTTTGGAATTTATCTTCATTTTCCGACCAACTTGGGAGCAGGTCGGTTTAGCTTTACGAGAGGTAGAAATTAGTCGGAGAAATTTATTTAAAATTTTTGAAACGGCTCCAGCAGCGATGTTGTTTGTCGATATTGATGATTGTAAAATTGTTAGGTTGAACAATCTAGCGAAAAATTTACTGAAAAATGCGCTAGCGGCAAGCCAAGATATGAATTTTGCGCATACTTTAAATTTATCTCCAGAGCAATTTTCCCAGCTGTGGGAAAAGATAATTGCTGGTGAAATTTTAGAAAATGTGGAAGTTGAATTGTTGGATAAGGAACACCGTGGCAGAGTGGCCTTGCTTTCGGCTAATATAATTAGTTATGAAGAAAAATATGGTGTACTTATAGGCTTAGTAGAGATAACGCCGCAAAAAGAAGCTGAGGAGATTTTGCGGAAATATGCCAGTATTGATGATATGACAGGCTTGATGAACAAAAGGTCGGGGCTGAATTTTTTGGAAAATGCTTTGGAAAATCGCAGTAGCGAGCCTTTGAGCGTGGCCTTTATTGATGTTGACGGTCTTAAATATGTAAATGATACTTATGGGCATGAGGAAGGCGATGCCTACATTCGTCAAATTGCGAAAGTTATTCGGGGCAATTTGGGGAGCCATGATGTGGTTTTTCGTTATGGTGGCGATGAATTTGTTTTGATTTTGGATAATTGTGCGCGAGCAATAGCTGAAGTAGTTTTACAGCGTATTGTGCAAAAACTAGAACGCTTAAATGCACAAAGTACTAAACCTTATGCTTGGCATATAAGCTATGGGATTGCTGAATATGGGGAAATTACCAATGAAGATCTTAAAAGTATTTTGGCCCGTGCTGACCAAGAAATGTATCTGCAAAAAAGACAAAGAAAACAGGCCCAGAAAAAATAA
- a CDS encoding 6-phosphofructokinase, whose amino-acid sequence MGEKESVAILTGGGDCPGLNAVIRAIVTSALQAGLNIYGIRDGFGGLIEDKFKLLQLEDVADILARGGTILGTTNRDNPFHYAVHTAKGIVFEDRHQVVIENLRKHNIKMLFTVGGDGSLKIASELAKVGVQVIAVPKTIDNDISGTERTFGFDTAMSVAAEALDRLKTTADSHHRVMVLEVMGRYAGWIALHAGVAGGADCILIPEIPFEREKVFAAIEQRRRAGKKSSLVIVAEGATEVGGELTVARLVEDSFEKIRLGGVGNKVAEMIEQALKIESRCTVLGYLQRGGTPTPYDRVLATRYGVAAFEAYQQGKTNVLVALRDDAIVTVPIDCVADKPRFVDIEGELVRFARKLGICLGD is encoded by the coding sequence ATGGGAGAAAAGGAAAGTGTAGCAATTTTAACAGGAGGAGGAGATTGCCCAGGCTTAAATGCGGTGATTCGCGCAATTGTTACGAGTGCTTTGCAAGCCGGTTTAAATATTTATGGGATTCGCGATGGTTTTGGCGGCTTGATTGAGGATAAATTTAAATTGTTACAATTGGAAGATGTTGCGGATATCTTGGCTCGGGGTGGAACAATCTTAGGAACTACTAATCGAGATAATCCTTTTCATTATGCTGTGCATACAGCTAAGGGTATTGTTTTTGAAGATCGACATCAAGTTGTTATAGAAAATTTGCGTAAGCACAATATTAAAATGTTGTTCACGGTCGGCGGCGATGGTAGCTTGAAGATTGCCTCCGAACTAGCAAAAGTTGGGGTGCAAGTAATTGCCGTACCGAAAACCATTGATAATGATATCAGTGGTACGGAACGAACTTTTGGCTTTGATACAGCAATGAGTGTTGCGGCGGAAGCGCTAGATAGATTAAAAACTACAGCGGATTCTCATCATAGGGTGATGGTCTTAGAAGTTATGGGCCGTTATGCAGGCTGGATTGCTTTGCATGCGGGCGTTGCCGGCGGAGCGGATTGTATTTTAATTCCGGAGATACCTTTTGAACGCGAGAAGGTTTTTGCGGCAATCGAACAACGCCGTCGAGCTGGCAAAAAATCAAGTCTGGTTATTGTAGCTGAAGGGGCAACAGAAGTAGGAGGAGAACTGACTGTAGCTCGTTTGGTGGAAGATAGTTTTGAGAAAATTCGTCTAGGCGGAGTGGGTAATAAGGTTGCGGAGATGATTGAGCAGGCCTTGAAAATTGAAAGTCGCTGTACGGTTTTAGGCTATTTGCAAAGAGGGGGAACGCCTACGCCTTATGATCGAGTTTTGGCAACTAGATATGGGGTGGCCGCTTTTGAAGCCTATCAGCAAGGCAAAACCAATGTTTTGGTGGCTTTACGCGATGATGCCATAGTAACTGTGCCAATTGATTGTGTGGCCGATAAACCTCGGTTTGTGGATATTGAGGGTGAATTGGTACGCTTTGCGAGAAAACTAGGGATTTGCTTAGGCGATTAG
- the secE gene encoding preprotein translocase subunit SecE — MADQEAVNTRGTSQWKYFLREVKTELKKVTWPTRQELVAYTAVVFVAVVIVASLIWGIDALFNVLFRWIMKA, encoded by the coding sequence ATGGCTGATCAAGAGGCTGTAAATACAAGAGGTACTTCACAGTGGAAATACTTTTTGCGTGAAGTGAAAACTGAACTAAAAAAAGTAACATGGCCAACTCGACAAGAGTTAGTAGCCTACACTGCGGTAGTGTTTGTAGCAGTTGTTATTGTTGCCAGCTTGATTTGGGGCATTGACGCTTTGTTTAATGTTTTGTTTCGTTGGATTATGAAGGCTTAA
- the brxF gene encoding BREX-3 system P-loop-containing protein BrxF, with protein sequence MANLKEDLVSCVKQLSGVKEKLVIVTGKPGSGKSQVLRDLAGTQRWRYVDCRDLVSVHDLYGVLPTEKNAKAVEAMQSILNNYNADVLMLDRIQTLFNPELGIDALQVIKKVSEEKPLIVAWPGYYENEQLNFKKEHSNQIISYNVQGVQTFSLD encoded by the coding sequence ATGGCTAATTTAAAAGAAGATTTAGTGTCATGTGTAAAACAACTATCTGGTGTAAAAGAAAAGCTTGTGATAGTAACTGGTAAACCAGGCAGTGGCAAAAGTCAAGTATTGCGTGATTTAGCAGGAACTCAGCGGTGGCGGTATGTAGATTGTCGTGATTTGGTAAGCGTACATGATTTATACGGTGTATTACCGACTGAGAAAAATGCTAAAGCTGTAGAAGCAATGCAAAGTATTTTAAATAATTATAATGCTGATGTTTTAATGTTAGACCGAATCCAAACCTTATTTAACCCAGAATTAGGAATTGATGCTTTACAAGTAATTAAAAAAGTCAGTGAAGAAAAACCGTTGATTGTTGCTTGGCCAGGATATTATGAAAACGAACAATTGAATTTTAAAAAGGAACATAGTAATCAAATAATAAGTTATAATGTGCAGGGAGTGCAAACATTCTCTTTGGACTAG
- the nusG gene encoding transcription termination/antitermination protein NusG → MESTKRWYVIHTYSGYENRVTANLERKIHSLGMENEIFRILVPMENEVEVTKDGKKKVKKKKKYPGYVLVEMIVTDRSWYVVRNTPGVTGFVGSGTKPVPLSDYEVSQLFKDMGIETPKPKINLKLKQVVRITDAAFKNLTGTVIEIDEDRSRVKVLVAMLGRDTPVDLDVSQVESID, encoded by the coding sequence ATGGAATCAACTAAAAGATGGTATGTAATCCATACATATTCTGGCTATGAAAATCGCGTTACCGCTAACTTAGAGAGAAAAATTCATTCTCTAGGGATGGAAAACGAAATTTTTCGTATTCTAGTACCTATGGAAAATGAAGTAGAAGTTACTAAGGATGGCAAGAAAAAGGTAAAGAAGAAGAAGAAATACCCAGGTTATGTTTTAGTAGAGATGATAGTAACTGACCGGTCTTGGTATGTAGTTCGTAATACCCCAGGCGTTACTGGCTTTGTTGGTTCTGGAACTAAACCAGTCCCACTGAGTGACTATGAGGTTTCGCAACTATTTAAAGATATGGGCATAGAAACTCCTAAGCCGAAAATCAACCTAAAACTTAAGCAAGTAGTTCGCATCACAGATGCTGCTTTTAAAAACTTAACTGGTACTGTTATTGAAATAGATGAAGATAGAAGTCGAGTTAAGGTTCTAGTTGCGATGCTTGGTCGAGACACTCCGGTGGATTTAGATGTATCGCAAGTAGAAAGTATTGATTAA
- a CDS encoding NYN domain-containing protein codes for MLGAEYLFIDGYNVINSWKQLQELQIKSLEHAREKLITMMASYVSFKGFKSTIVFDGQGIVLPGVAPVQKISQQLQVAFTQDGLTADSYIEKEVYELLKLKKVVFVVTNDWAEQQNILGSGAFRFSVRELKEDYARAQLDIKQRASGKHGLARNELAGRINSGVLAKLEQMRRDKN; via the coding sequence ATGTTAGGAGCGGAGTACTTGTTTATTGATGGTTATAACGTCATCAATAGCTGGAAACAATTACAAGAGTTGCAAATTAAAAGCTTAGAGCATGCGCGGGAAAAATTAATTACAATGATGGCGAGTTATGTTTCGTTTAAGGGTTTTAAATCGACTATAGTTTTTGATGGTCAAGGGATAGTGTTACCTGGAGTAGCGCCAGTGCAAAAAATAAGTCAACAGCTACAAGTTGCATTTACGCAAGATGGTTTAACAGCGGATTCCTATATTGAAAAAGAGGTCTATGAGCTTTTGAAGTTGAAAAAAGTTGTGTTTGTAGTAACCAATGATTGGGCGGAGCAACAGAATATTTTAGGAAGTGGTGCTTTTCGATTTTCCGTGCGAGAACTTAAAGAAGATTATGCGCGCGCTCAACTAGATATTAAACAACGAGCGTCTGGTAAACATGGTTTAGCGCGGAATGAACTAGCGGGACGGATTAACAGTGGTGTACTTGCGAAACTAGAACAAATGCGTCGTGATAAGAACTAG
- the rpmG gene encoding 50S ribosomal protein L33 yields the protein MRNLVTMACTECKQRNYQTNKNKKNDPDRIELNKYCKFCKKHTLHKETK from the coding sequence ATGCGTAATTTAGTAACTATGGCTTGTACAGAATGTAAGCAACGTAATTACCAAACAAACAAAAACAAGAAAAATGATCCGGATCGTATTGAGCTAAACAAATACTGCAAGTTTTGCAAAAAACATACTTTGCACAAGGAAACAAAATAA
- the rlmB gene encoding 23S rRNA (guanosine(2251)-2'-O)-methyltransferase RlmB: MSEFLAGRNAVLEALKSERSINKLFVQQGQSTGSIRELIALARDKKVMIEEVSASKLNALVKDVKHQGVVATVAPVNYAELEDVLALAKAKNQAPFLILLDELQDPQNVGAILRTANIAGAHGVLITKRRSCPLTGTVAKISAGAIEHTPVVQIGNVAQTLEQLQKQGLWVVGADMDGAADYFASDLTGPIVLVIGGEGKGLGRLVKEKCDILVKIPMFGQITSLNASVACGILAFDIVRQRLLANK; encoded by the coding sequence ATGAGTGAGTTTTTGGCTGGTCGTAACGCCGTATTAGAAGCTTTAAAAAGCGAACGTAGCATTAATAAATTGTTTGTCCAACAAGGGCAAAGTACTGGGAGTATTCGAGAACTGATTGCTTTAGCGCGGGATAAAAAAGTAATGATTGAAGAAGTGAGTGCTAGTAAACTCAATGCTTTAGTGAAAGATGTCAAACATCAAGGGGTAGTAGCGACAGTTGCGCCAGTAAATTATGCAGAGTTAGAAGATGTTTTAGCGTTAGCGAAAGCGAAAAACCAAGCGCCGTTTTTGATTTTGCTAGATGAGTTACAAGATCCCCAAAATGTTGGGGCGATTTTACGGACAGCCAATATTGCGGGTGCGCATGGGGTATTAATTACTAAACGGCGGAGTTGTCCTTTGACAGGCACAGTGGCTAAAATTTCCGCTGGGGCAATTGAGCATACACCAGTGGTACAGATTGGCAATGTGGCTCAAACTTTAGAGCAATTGCAAAAACAGGGTTTGTGGGTAGTTGGCGCTGATATGGATGGAGCAGCAGATTATTTTGCTAGTGATCTTACGGGCCCGATTGTTCTGGTTATTGGGGGCGAAGGTAAAGGGTTAGGTCGGTTAGTTAAAGAAAAATGTGATATCTTAGTGAAAATTCCAATGTTCGGTCAAATTACTTCTTTAAATGCCTCGGTAGCTTGCGGAATTTTGGCCTTTGATATTGTTCGACAACGCCTTTTGGCTAATAAGTAG
- a CDS encoding undecaprenyl-diphosphate phosphatase, which yields MSDTLIAIIIGIVEGLTEFIPVSSTGHMILVGNLIGYNDEAASVFEVFIQLGAILAVIFFYKDKFQRFFTAEAWDKNNSLSVWHVAAGIVPVMGIGYLLHKPIKMYLFSPYTVIIGLIAGGVMMLLAERFGGRKHTEDVMQITLKQAFFVGLFQIFALWPGFSRSGSTISGALFMGISRKAAADYSFIIAVPLMFVACIYDLLKSMHALSGNDLYMISVGFVVAFLVSYVAIVWFLRFLNKSSLAAFAYYRFALAALSYWYFTCKLIK from the coding sequence ATGAGTGACACTTTGATAGCGATAATAATCGGGATTGTAGAAGGATTAACAGAATTTATTCCTGTGTCTTCGACGGGGCATATGATTTTGGTGGGAAACTTAATCGGCTATAATGATGAGGCGGCAAGTGTTTTTGAGGTTTTCATACAATTAGGAGCGATTTTGGCGGTAATATTTTTTTACAAAGATAAGTTTCAGCGGTTTTTTACAGCCGAGGCTTGGGATAAAAATAATAGTTTGAGTGTTTGGCATGTAGCAGCGGGGATTGTACCGGTAATGGGAATCGGGTATTTGCTACATAAACCCATAAAAATGTATTTGTTTTCTCCGTATACAGTAATCATTGGCTTAATTGCAGGCGGGGTAATGATGCTGTTGGCAGAGCGCTTTGGGGGAAGAAAACATACAGAAGATGTTATGCAAATTACTTTAAAGCAAGCATTTTTTGTCGGCTTATTTCAAATTTTTGCGTTATGGCCAGGTTTTTCTCGCTCGGGCTCTACGATTTCTGGAGCGCTGTTTATGGGGATTTCGCGCAAGGCAGCGGCTGATTATTCTTTTATAATTGCAGTACCGTTGATGTTTGTGGCTTGTATTTATGATTTACTAAAGAGTATGCATGCTCTTTCGGGAAATGATTTATATATGATTAGTGTAGGGTTTGTGGTAGCGTTTTTAGTATCTTATGTAGCCATAGTTTGGTTTTTAAGATTTTTAAATAAATCCAGTTTGGCAGCCTTTGCCTACTATCGTTTTGCTTTAGCGGCTTTATCTTACTGGTATTTCACTTGCAAGTTAATAAAATAG